From the Halanaerobiales bacterium genome, the window AATAGCCTGTCTGGAATAGTAAAATTAATACGTTTTTTAAAAGATAAAGATGTTTCGACAGGAAAAAAATTATTGTTTTTGGTTCCTATTCTTTACTTTATACTTCCTTTTGATTTAGTAGGCGATTTTTTTCCTGTTTTGGGACAATTAGATGATATAGCTGTGGCAGTTGTAATGTGGCCAATACTAAAAAAATTCATAACAAGCTATTATGAATCTCCTTCTTCGCAAAGATATGATAATAGTGATGGTAAAACTGTAGATATGGATAAAGATGACTATAAAGTTGATTGAAAATTAAATAATTTGTGAGAGAAAAAGGATATTTGTTGTTTACCCAGTATATTTTAATATAGAAGCAAAGAATTATGGATATTTGAAAGGAGAGATAATCTATGTTTGGACAAAAATTTAATTCTGTAGAAGTTATAGAAATGGCAAAAGATATTGAAAAAAGAGGACTAGATTTTTATAAAAAACAGGCTAAAAAGACTGAAGATGGTAAATTGAAAGATCTTCTTTTGAAATTAGCTGAGGATGAACAGGATCATTATGATACATTTTCAAAAATGCTTGATAAAGCAAAAGATCTTACAGACACTGATTCTGATTATGTTTATGGGGAAGATGTTAGTGCTTATTT encodes:
- a CDS encoding DUF1232 domain-containing protein, with translation MRNSLSGIVKLIRFLKDKDVSTGKKLLFLVPILYFILPFDLVGDFFPVLGQLDDIAVAVVMWPILKKFITSYYESPSSQRYDNSDGKTVDMDKDDYKVD
- a CDS encoding ferritin family protein: MFGQKFNSVEVIEMAKDIEKRGLDFYKKQAKKTEDGKLKDLLLKLAEDEQDHYDTFSKMLDKAKDLTDTDSDYVYGEDVSAY